One region of Budorcas taxicolor isolate Tak-1 chromosome 3, Takin1.1, whole genome shotgun sequence genomic DNA includes:
- the RHOC gene encoding rho-related GTP-binding protein RhoC: MAAIRKKLVIVGDGACGKTCLLIVFSKDQFPEVYVPTVFENYIADIEVDGKQVELALWDTAGQEDYDRLRPLSYPDTDVILMCFSIDSPDSLENIPEKWTPEVKHFCPNVPIILVGNKKDLRQDEHTRRELAKMKQEPVRSEEGRDMANRISAFGYLECSAKTKEGVREVFEMATRAGLQVRKNKRRRGCPIL, from the exons ATGGCTGCCATCCGAAAGAAGCTGGTGATCGTGGGGGATGGGGCCTGTGGAAAGACCTGCCTCCTCATCGTCTTCAGCAAGGACCAGTTCCCAGAGGTCTACGTCCCTACTGTCTTTGAGAACTACATCGCAGACATAGAGGTGGATGGCAAGCAG GTGGAGCTGGCTCTGTGGGACACAGCAGGGCAGGAAGACTACGATCGCCTGCGGCCTCTCTCCTACCCGGACACTGACGTCATCCTCATGTGCTTCTCCATCGACAGCCCCGACAGTCTGG AAAACATTCCTGAGAAGTGGACCCCAGAAGTGAAGCACTTCTGCCCCAATGTGCCTATCATCCTGGTGGGGAATAAGAAGGACCTGAGGCAAGATGAGCATACTCGGAGAGAGCTGGCCAAGATGAAGCAG GAACCTGTTCGATCTGAGGAAGGCCGGGACATGGCGAACCGGATCAGTGCCTTTGGCTACCTTGAGTGCTCAGCCAAGACCAAGGAGGGGGTGCGGGAGGTATTTGAGATGGCCACTAGGGCTGGCCTTCAGGTCCGCAAGAATAAGCGCCGGAGGGGCTGCCCCATTCTCTGA
- the MOV10 gene encoding helicase MOV-10: MPSKFSCRQLRETGQRFENFLVDRGQDRETDRERLRTIYNQDFKTSFGTPAPGFSSMLYGMKIANLAYVTKTRVRFFGLDRWADVWFPEKRRMKPGLEMSKHHRSLLATIFHDRAEYMHGKHGVNVEVQGPHEARDGQLLIRLDLNRKEVLTLRLRNGGTQPVTLTHLFPFCRTPQFSFCNGDRELPCLLGPGECYELHVHCKTSFVGYFPATVLWELLGPGEPGSEGAGTFYIARFLAAVAHSPLAAQLKPTTPFKRTQVARNPVVTSRIEEGERPDRAKNYDLEFSLPLGTYYPPLRLRQLLPILLRGTSIFTAPKEIAEIKAQLQTALKWRNYEVKLRLLLHLEELQMEHDIRHYDLESVPMTWDPIDRNPRLLTLEVPGVAESRPSVLRGDHLFALLSSETYHEDAVTYKGFVHKVELDRVKLSFSTSLLSRFVDGMTFKVNFTFNRQPLRVQHRALELTGRWPLGPMLFPVASRGVPLLPSDVKLKLYDRSLESNPEQLQAMKHIVMGTTRPAPYIIFGPPGTGKTVTLVEAIKQVVKHLPKAHILACAPSNSGADLLCQRLRVHLPSSIYRLLAPSRDIHLVPEDIKPCCNWDAKNGDFVFPSKKKLQEYRVLITTLITASRLVSAQFPIDHFTHIFIDEAGHAMEPESLVAIAGLMEVKETDNPGGQLVLAGDPRQLGPVLRCPLAQKHGLGYSLLERLLTFNGLYKKGPDGYNPQFITKLLRNYRSHPTILDVPNRLYYDGELQACADVVDRERFCRWEGLPRQDFPIIFHGVMGKDEREGNSPSFFNPEEAATVTSYLKQLLAPSSKKGKARLSPRNVGVISPYRKQVEKIRYCITKLDKQLRGLDDIKDLKVGSVEEFQGQERSVILISTVRSSQSFVQLDLDFNLGFLKNPKRFNVAVTRAKALLIVVGNPLLLGHDPDWKVFLEFCKENGGYTGCPFPAKLDLQQGQNLLQGLSKLSPSTSGPKNHDYLPQEREGEGGLSLQVEPEWRNEL, from the exons ATGCCCAGTAAGTTCAGCTGCCGGCAGCTCCGGGAGACGGGCCAGAGATTCGAGAATTTCCTGGTCGATCGGGGACAGGACAGGGAGACAGATCGCGAGCGGCTGAGGACCATTTATAACCAGGACTTCAAGACCAG CTTTGGGACCCCTGCCCCTGGCTTCTCCTCCATGCTGtatggaatgaagattgccaatCTGGCCTACGTCACCAAGACCCGAGTCAGGTTCTTCGGGCTCGACCGCTGGGCCGACGTGTGGTTCCcagaaaagaggagaatgaagccGGGGTTGGAAATGAGCAAACACCACAGGTCACTGCTAGCCACTATCTTTCATGACAG GGCTGAGTATATGCATGGGAAACATGGGGTGAATGTGGAAGTCCAGGGGCCCCACGAAGCCCGAGATGGACAGCTCCTTATCCGCCTGGATTTGAACCGCAAGGAGGTGCTGACCCTCAGGCTTCGGAATGGAGGAACCCAGCCTGTCACCCTCACCCACCTCTTCCCATTCTGCCGGACCCCCCAGTTTTCCTTCTGCAATGGAGACCGGGAGCTGCCCTGCCTCCTGGGCCCAG GTGAATGCTATGAGCTCCATGTTCACTGTAAGACCAGCTTTGTGGGCTACTTCCCAGCCACAGTGCTCTGGGAGCTGCTGGGCCCTGGAGAGCCAGGCTCAGAAGGAGCTGGCACTTTCTACATCGCCCGCTTCTTAGCCGCCGTGGCCCACAGTCCCCTGGCAGCACAGCTGAAACCCACGACTCCCTTCAAGCGGACCCAGGTCGCTCGCAACCCTGTGGTGACCAGCCGGatagaggaaggagagagacccGACCG TGCTAAGAACTATGACCTGGAGTTCAGTTTGCCACTGGGAACATACTACCCACCCCTCCGCCTCAGACAGCTGCTCCCCATCCTTCTTCGGGGAacaagtattttcactgccccgAAGGAGATTGCTGAGATCAA ggcccagctTCAGACAGCCCTGAAGTGGAGGAACTATGAGGTGAAGCTCCGGCTGCTGCTGCACCTGGAGGAGCTGCAGATGGAGCATGACATCCGGCACTATGACCTGGAGTCAGTGCCCATGACCTGGGACCCCATAGACCGGAACCCCCGTCTGCTCACCTTGGAG GTTCCTGGGGTAGCTGAGAGCCGCCCCTCAGTGCTGCGGGGTGACCACCTATTTGCCCTTTTGTCCTCTGAGACATATCACGAGGACGCTGTCACCTACAAGGGCTTTGTGCATAAGGTGGAATTGGACCGGGTCAAGCTGAGTTTTTCCACCAG CCTCCTGAGCCGCTTTGTGGATGGGATGACTTTCAAGGTGAACTTCACTTTCAACCGCCAGCCCCTGCGGGTGCAGCACCGTGCCCTGGAGCTGACAGGGCGCTGGCCACTTGGGCCCATGCTCTTCCCTGTGGCCTCTCGTGGAGTCCCGCTGCTGCCCTCGGATGTGAAGCTCAA GCTGTACGACCGGAGTCTGGAGTCAAACCCGGAGCAGCTGCAGGCCATGAAGCACATCGTTATGGGCACCACACGCCCCGCCCCCTACATCATCTTTGGGCCTCCGGGGACGGGCAAGACTGTCACCCTAGTGGAAGCCATCAAGCAG GTGGTGAAGCACTTGCCCAAAGCCCACATCCTGGCCTGCGCTCCATCCAACTCAGGGGCTGACCTCCTCTGTCAGCGCCTCCGGGTCCACCTACCCAGCTCCATCTACCGCCTCCTGGCCCCCAGCAGGGATATCCACCTGGTCCCTGAGGACATCAAG CCCTGTTGTAACTGGGATGCAAAGAACGGCGATTTTGTATTTCCTTCCAAGAAGAAGCTGCAGGAATATCGCGTCTTGATTACCACGCTCATCACTGCCAGCAg GTTGGTCTCGGCCCAGTTTCCCATCGATCACTTCACACACATCTTCATCGACGAGGCTGGCCATGCCATGGAGCCAGAGAGCCTGGTGGCCATAGCAG GGTTGAtggaagtcaaagaaacagacaaCCCAGGAGGGCAGCTGGTGCTGGCAGGGGACCCTCGGCAGCTGGGGCCTGTGCTGCGCTGTCCGCTGGCCCAGAAGCACGGGCTGGGGTACTCACTGCTAGAGCGGCTGCTCACCTTCAATGGCCTATACAAGAAGGGCCCGGATGGCTATAACCCCCAGTTCATAACCAAGCTACTGCGCAACTACAG gTCTCACCCCACCATCCTGGACGTTCCTAACCGGCTGTATTACGATGGGGAGCTGCAGGCCTGTGCGGATGTTGTTGACCGAGAGCGCTTCTGCCGCTGGGAGGGTCTGCCTCGACAG GATTTTCCAATCATCTTTCACGGTGTAATGGGCAAGGATGAGCGTGAGGGCAACAGCCCGTCCTTCTTCAACCCAGAAGAGGCTGCCACAGTGACTTCCTACCTGAAGCAGCTCCTGGCCCCCTCCTCCAAGAAGGGCAAAGCCCGTCTGAGCCCCCGAAATGTGGGCGTCATCTCCCCATACCGGAAGCAG GTGGAAAAAATCCGTTATTGCATCACCAAACTTGACAAGCAGCTTCGGGGACTAGACGACATCAAGGACTTGAAG gtgGGCTCTGTGGAAGAGTTTCAAGGCCAGGAACGCAGCGTCATCCTCATCTCCACCGTTCGGAGCAGCCAGAGCTTTGTGCAGCTGGATCTGGACTTTAACCTGGGTTTCCTCAAGAACCCCAAG AGGTTCAATGTGGCAGTGACTCGGGCCAAGGCTTTGCTCATCGTGGTGGGCAACCCGCTCCTGCTGGGCCACGACCCCGACTGGAAAGT ATTCCTGGAGTTCTGTAAAGAAAACGGTGGGTATACTGGGTGCCCCTTCCCTGCCAAACTGGACCTGCAGCAGGGGCAGAACTTACTCCAAGGTCTGAGCAAACTCAGCCCCTCTACCTCAG GACCCAAAAATCACGACTACCTCCCCCAGGAGCGGGAGGGTGAAGGGGGCCTGTCCCTGCAAGTGGAGCCGGAGTGGAGAAATGAGCTCTGA